A single genomic interval of Spirosoma taeanense harbors:
- the hemL gene encoding glutamate-1-semialdehyde 2,1-aminomutase, producing the protein MTTSEQLFEKAQTLIPGGVNSPVRAFRAVGGTPLFIKSAKGPYIYDEDGRQYIELINSWGPMILGHAFEPVEKAVRDAIQYSFSFGAPTRKEVEMAELITEMVPSVEKVRMVNSGTEATMAAIRVARGFTGRDKIIKFEGCYHGHGDSFLIAAGSGAVTLGVPDSPGVTKATAADTLTAPYNDLAAVEMLFDNNLNQIAAVILEPVVGNMGCVLPQPGFLEGIRSLCDKHGALLIFDEVMTGFRLAKGGAQERFGITPDLTTLGKIIGGGMPVGAYGGRQEIMDVVAPAGPVYQAGTLSGNPIAMSAGLAMLHHLNDHPEVYTRLDEVGGRLAEGFRAGLQKVGLNYTINQIGSMFTLFMTERPVTNFAEAKSCDLPRFGRYFHEMLKRGVYLAPSQFESLFVSVALSDQLIKQVIQANEEALQSSME; encoded by the coding sequence ATGACAACGAGCGAACAACTGTTTGAAAAAGCCCAAACGCTGATTCCGGGTGGAGTTAACTCGCCGGTACGGGCGTTCCGGGCCGTAGGTGGTACCCCACTGTTTATTAAATCGGCCAAAGGACCCTACATCTATGACGAAGATGGCCGACAGTACATTGAACTGATCAACTCCTGGGGGCCGATGATTCTGGGCCATGCGTTCGAGCCGGTCGAGAAGGCCGTTCGGGACGCTATTCAGTACTCCTTCTCATTCGGAGCACCGACCCGTAAGGAAGTCGAAATGGCCGAACTGATTACTGAGATGGTGCCGTCAGTCGAGAAAGTCCGGATGGTTAATTCCGGTACGGAAGCGACTATGGCGGCCATTCGGGTGGCGCGGGGATTTACTGGCCGCGACAAGATTATCAAGTTCGAAGGCTGTTACCATGGTCACGGCGACTCGTTTCTGATTGCGGCCGGGAGCGGAGCCGTTACGCTGGGCGTTCCCGATTCCCCCGGCGTAACCAAGGCAACCGCGGCCGATACGCTTACGGCGCCGTATAATGACCTGGCGGCCGTCGAAATGCTGTTTGATAACAACCTGAATCAGATCGCAGCCGTCATTCTGGAGCCAGTAGTCGGGAATATGGGCTGCGTTCTGCCCCAGCCGGGCTTTTTGGAAGGTATCCGGTCCCTCTGCGACAAACATGGCGCTCTGCTGATCTTTGACGAAGTCATGACCGGCTTCCGACTGGCGAAAGGTGGTGCGCAGGAGCGGTTCGGGATCACCCCCGATCTGACGACCCTGGGCAAAATTATCGGGGGTGGGATGCCCGTTGGCGCTTATGGCGGACGCCAGGAGATCATGGATGTCGTTGCGCCGGCCGGACCTGTTTATCAGGCCGGAACGCTCTCGGGCAATCCCATTGCCATGTCGGCGGGGTTAGCCATGCTGCATCACCTGAACGATCATCCGGAGGTGTACACGCGTCTGGACGAGGTTGGCGGAAGACTGGCCGAGGGCTTCCGGGCGGGTTTGCAGAAAGTGGGGTTGAACTATACGATTAATCAGATCGGTTCCATGTTTACGCTGTTCATGACCGAGCGGCCCGTCACGAATTTTGCCGAAGCCAAATCGTGTGATCTGCCCCGGTTCGGCCGGTATTTCCACGAAATGTTGAAGCGGGGCGTATATCTGGCACCTTCGCAGTTCGAGAGTTTGTTTGTGTCCGTAGCCTTATCCGATCAACTTATCAAGCAGGTTATCCAGGCGAACGAAGAAGCCTTACAGAGTTCTATGGAATAG
- a CDS encoding glycoside hydrolase family 26 protein has product MKKTLFLLGCGLLGTLTFSSNAAGSRNKPIDNKATKETVALYRNLHKLSKKHILFGHQHATEYGHGWSGDPDRSDVKLVSGSHPAVIGVDFSGLSGRPEPVIERTKETLRRSIADTYDRGGVTTVAWHFTNPVTEQTGFYWKDSVSAPAVANLVPGGSHHEKYKQILRSVGEFAKSVKGRDGKLAPMIFRPYHEFDGGWFWWGKPHCTRDEFVSLWRFTVSYLRDSVQVHNFLYAFSPDCTYKTEADYLERYPGDEWVDMVGVDNYADFGRDGRYNLTAGIQKLKIVSDYARKAGKLAAFTETGLESIPNTSWWTETLLKALKTEKMRLAYVLVWRNDVRSPTHYYAPYPGHTSVADFMKFYADPYTLFETDLPNMYRRRWLIF; this is encoded by the coding sequence ATGAAAAAAACCTTGTTTCTCCTTGGCTGTGGTCTGCTGGGAACGCTGACCTTTAGCAGTAACGCGGCTGGCTCTCGAAACAAACCCATCGACAATAAGGCGACGAAGGAAACGGTAGCCCTTTACCGAAATCTTCATAAACTCTCTAAAAAACACATTCTGTTTGGGCATCAGCACGCTACCGAGTACGGTCACGGCTGGTCCGGCGATCCCGACCGGTCGGACGTAAAGTTGGTGAGTGGTTCGCATCCGGCCGTCATTGGCGTTGACTTCAGCGGGCTGTCGGGTCGGCCGGAGCCGGTTATTGAACGCACGAAAGAAACGTTACGTCGGTCGATTGCCGACACCTACGACCGCGGGGGCGTAACGACGGTAGCCTGGCACTTTACCAATCCGGTCACCGAGCAAACCGGATTTTACTGGAAAGACTCCGTATCGGCGCCCGCGGTAGCCAACCTGGTTCCGGGCGGCTCGCACCACGAAAAATACAAGCAGATTCTGCGGAGCGTGGGCGAATTTGCCAAGTCCGTAAAAGGCAGGGATGGTAAGTTGGCGCCGATGATTTTCCGGCCTTATCACGAGTTCGACGGGGGCTGGTTCTGGTGGGGCAAGCCGCACTGCACCCGCGACGAGTTCGTGTCGCTCTGGCGGTTCACGGTCTCCTACCTGCGCGACAGCGTGCAGGTGCATAACTTCCTCTACGCCTTCTCACCCGACTGCACGTACAAGACAGAAGCCGATTATCTGGAACGGTATCCGGGCGACGAATGGGTGGATATGGTGGGCGTCGATAATTATGCCGACTTTGGGCGCGACGGTCGGTACAACCTCACGGCTGGGATTCAGAAGTTGAAGATTGTATCAGACTACGCCCGCAAGGCCGGTAAGCTGGCGGCCTTTACGGAAACGGGGCTGGAGTCTATTCCAAACACTAGCTGGTGGACCGAAACGCTGCTCAAAGCCCTAAAAACAGAGAAGATGCGTCTGGCGTATGTGCTTGTCTGGCGTAACGATGTCCGCAGCCCAACGCACTATTACGCGCCTTATCCGGGTCATACGAGTGTGGCCGACTTTATGAAGTTTTACGCAGATCCCTATACGCTGTTTGAAACTGATTTGCCGAATATGTACCGGCGCAGGTGGCTGATTTTCTAA
- the mgrA gene encoding L-glyceraldehyde 3-phosphate reductase, with product MPYVPDEARYQTMPYRRCGRSGLQLPALSLGLWHNFGHIDALENARQILRLAFDRGITHFDLANNYGPPPGSAEENFGQILKSDFNGYRDELIISTKAGYGMWNGLYGNGGSRKYLMASLNQSLKRMQLDYVDIFYHHRPDPDTPLDETMTALADIVRQGKALYVGLSNYKPQEAADAFGILQHLGTPCLIHQPRYSLLDRWVEESLLDLLEEESVGCIPFSPLAQGLLTTKYLSGVPADSRAAKPHGHLQEAQLTPETLDKIRQLNELAQKRGQTLAQMALSWLLSDHRVTSVLLGVSKPEQLTDSLQCLNKLDFDDSELDAIDAICPVTKS from the coding sequence ATGCCTTACGTTCCCGACGAAGCTCGTTACCAGACTATGCCTTATCGCCGTTGTGGTCGCAGCGGCCTCCAGTTACCCGCCCTCTCGCTGGGTCTGTGGCACAATTTCGGCCATATCGATGCGCTGGAGAATGCCCGCCAGATCCTGCGGCTGGCCTTCGACCGGGGTATCACTCACTTTGATCTGGCCAATAACTACGGGCCGCCCCCCGGCTCGGCCGAAGAGAACTTCGGACAAATTCTGAAGAGCGATTTCAACGGGTACCGCGATGAGCTCATTATCTCCACCAAAGCAGGCTATGGCATGTGGAATGGGCTCTACGGCAATGGCGGATCCCGTAAATACCTCATGGCCAGCCTGAACCAGAGCCTGAAACGGATGCAGTTGGATTACGTGGATATTTTTTATCATCACCGGCCTGATCCCGACACGCCCCTGGACGAGACCATGACGGCCCTGGCCGATATCGTGCGGCAGGGCAAGGCGCTTTACGTTGGGTTATCGAATTATAAACCCCAGGAGGCCGCAGATGCCTTTGGCATTCTCCAGCATCTCGGCACGCCCTGCCTGATTCACCAGCCCAGATATTCGCTGCTCGACCGCTGGGTGGAAGAAAGTCTGCTCGATTTGCTGGAAGAAGAGAGCGTGGGCTGTATCCCGTTCTCGCCCCTGGCGCAGGGATTGCTCACCACTAAATACCTGTCGGGCGTTCCGGCCGACTCGCGGGCCGCTAAGCCCCACGGCCATTTGCAGGAAGCTCAGCTTACGCCCGAAACCCTCGATAAAATCCGGCAACTGAACGAACTGGCGCAGAAACGTGGGCAGACGCTGGCCCAGATGGCTTTATCGTGGCTGCTGTCCGATCACCGCGTTACGTCGGTGCTGCTCGGCGTCAGCAAACCCGAACAGTTGACCGACTCCCTGCAGTGTCTGAATAAGCTGGACTTTGACGATTCGGAACTCGATGCCATTGATGCCATCTGCCCGGTCACTAAAAGTTAA
- a CDS encoding AraC family transcriptional regulator, which yields MNTIFREITPLTQSDCFTLFSRVKKEFDFPLHYHGEFELNFIANAQGTKRIIGDHSEVIDNLELVLVGTNLPHGWFTHQCRSEEIYEITIQFHRDLFDEKWLSRNQLSFIRALLERSAKGILFSQETTQAIRPRLEAMTQKSGFDSVLELLSILHDLSTSRNMRTLSNTTVSNDPITYTGRRLEQAFAFMQANYNKDISLADVAKTVSMLDVSFSRFIKKQTGKTFIDSLNDIRLGHASRLLIDTTHTVAEISCKCGFNNLSYFNRIFRRKHGCTPREFRCNYSGTRVFI from the coding sequence ATGAACACCATTTTCCGCGAGATCACCCCGCTGACGCAGAGTGACTGCTTTACGCTATTCTCCCGGGTTAAAAAAGAATTTGATTTTCCGCTGCATTATCACGGGGAATTCGAACTGAACTTTATCGCCAATGCGCAGGGAACCAAACGTATTATTGGCGACCACTCGGAGGTGATTGACAACCTGGAACTGGTGCTGGTCGGCACCAATCTACCTCACGGCTGGTTTACGCATCAATGCCGCAGCGAAGAAATTTACGAGATTACCATCCAGTTTCACCGGGATCTGTTTGATGAGAAATGGCTGAGTCGCAATCAACTGAGCTTTATCCGGGCCTTGCTGGAGCGTTCGGCGAAAGGAATTCTGTTCTCTCAGGAAACCACCCAGGCCATCCGGCCCCGCCTTGAAGCGATGACGCAGAAGAGCGGCTTCGACTCCGTTCTGGAACTGCTTTCCATCCTGCACGACCTGTCAACGTCACGGAATATGCGTACGCTGTCCAACACGACCGTTAGCAACGATCCGATCACGTACACCGGTCGCCGGCTGGAGCAGGCTTTTGCGTTTATGCAGGCCAATTACAACAAAGACATTTCACTCGCCGACGTAGCCAAAACGGTCAGTATGCTCGATGTGTCGTTCAGTCGGTTCATCAAGAAACAAACTGGCAAAACCTTCATCGATAGTTTAAACGATATCCGGCTGGGGCACGCATCCCGGCTGCTGATCGATACAACCCATACGGTCGCCGAGATTTCGTGTAAGTGCGGCTTCAACAACCTGTCGTATTTTAACCGGATTTTTCGCCGGAAGCATGGCTGTACACCCCGTGAGTTCCGCTGTAATTACTCGGGCACCCGCGTGTTCATCTGA
- a CDS encoding sulfatase family protein, with protein MSCPSPLQWFLGLILLAAFSCRQQNPAISNANPNIVIIYADDLGYGDVSANGQGQLQTPNIDQLAETGIRFTNGYATSATCTPSRLALLTGTYPWRDKNAKILPGNAPLLIDTTSVTLASLLKKQGYATGVVGKWHLGLGNGDIDWNRTIRKTPNDLGFDYSFIMAATGDRVPTVYVENRHVVGLTPDDPLYVRYDSNFAGQPTALTHPELMTKMTWHHGHNQSVHNGIPRIGYMKGGRSALWTDEQMAEVFLDKAKAFIDTHQTRKAGKPFFLYYALHQPHVPRVPGAKFVGKSGLGPRGDAILEADWCVGELMKKLRQEGLADNTLVVFSSDNGPVLNDGYNDEAVEKNGRHTPAGRLRGGKYSLFDAGTHVPFIVSWPARLKKEVSDALVCQMDLLASLAALVGSDIKTGDSKNLLNTFLGKAAKNQANGRDALVLEASGKLAFRSGDWVFIPPYPGKALNEQVNIETGLSREPQLYNLSADPQQRTNLARTNPVKRTAMEKQMKQVVGDAYGASTDELILK; from the coding sequence ATGAGCTGTCCCTCCCCTCTACAATGGTTTCTGGGTCTGATTTTGCTGGCGGCATTCAGTTGTCGACAGCAGAATCCGGCGATTTCCAATGCGAATCCCAACATTGTAATTATTTACGCCGACGACCTCGGTTATGGCGATGTGAGCGCTAACGGGCAGGGACAGCTCCAGACGCCTAACATCGACCAACTGGCCGAAACTGGTATCCGGTTCACAAACGGGTACGCTACCTCGGCAACCTGTACGCCCAGCCGACTGGCCCTCTTAACCGGTACCTACCCCTGGCGCGATAAAAATGCCAAAATCCTGCCCGGCAACGCTCCCCTGCTGATCGATACTACGTCGGTGACGCTGGCCAGTCTGCTAAAAAAGCAGGGGTATGCAACGGGCGTTGTTGGTAAGTGGCACCTGGGGCTGGGCAATGGGGATATAGACTGGAACCGGACTATCCGCAAAACGCCCAATGACCTGGGGTTCGACTACTCCTTTATCATGGCGGCTACCGGCGACCGGGTGCCGACGGTTTATGTCGAGAACCGGCACGTGGTGGGCCTGACGCCCGATGACCCGCTCTACGTCCGATACGACAGCAATTTCGCCGGACAGCCCACGGCCCTAACCCACCCGGAGCTGATGACCAAAATGACGTGGCATCATGGGCATAACCAAAGTGTGCATAACGGTATTCCGCGCATTGGTTACATGAAAGGTGGTCGTTCGGCCCTGTGGACGGATGAACAGATGGCAGAAGTTTTTCTGGACAAAGCCAAAGCGTTTATCGATACCCACCAGACCCGAAAAGCCGGTAAACCCTTCTTTCTGTATTACGCCCTGCACCAGCCCCACGTACCCCGGGTGCCGGGTGCGAAATTTGTGGGGAAATCAGGGCTCGGCCCACGGGGTGACGCCATTCTGGAAGCCGACTGGTGCGTGGGTGAACTGATGAAAAAGCTCCGCCAGGAAGGGCTCGCCGACAATACGCTGGTTGTATTTTCGAGCGATAACGGACCCGTTCTGAATGATGGTTATAACGATGAGGCCGTCGAAAAAAATGGCCGGCACACGCCCGCCGGTCGGTTACGGGGCGGCAAATACAGTTTGTTCGACGCGGGTACGCACGTGCCATTCATTGTATCCTGGCCTGCCCGCCTGAAAAAAGAGGTGTCGGATGCCCTGGTCTGCCAGATGGACCTGCTGGCTTCACTGGCGGCTCTAGTGGGGAGCGACATAAAAACCGGCGACAGTAAGAACCTGCTTAATACCTTCTTGGGAAAGGCAGCGAAAAATCAGGCCAATGGACGGGACGCGCTGGTGCTCGAAGCAAGTGGAAAGCTGGCCTTTCGGTCGGGCGACTGGGTATTTATTCCGCCCTATCCTGGCAAAGCCCTTAACGAACAGGTAAATATCGAAACCGGCCTGAGCCGGGAACCCCAGCTGTATAACCTCAGCGCCGACCCGCAACAGCGCACAAATCTGGCCCGGACGAACCCGGTAAAACGAACAGCGATGGAAAAACAGATGAAGCAGGTAGTCGGCGATGCCTACGGGGCCAGCACCGATGAACTGATTCTGAAATAA
- a CDS encoding DUF1206 domain-containing protein: MNLSSISSHIPSPQPQWVKPLAKFGLAAKGVVYCLVGILTFMAAFEIGGSSERNLDKQGVFRWILDQPFGQVLLALVAVGLVCYALWRLTQAFLDTEQKGTDAKGIGRRVGYAFSGLVYGSLAYYSFRLVLGSQNKQGGDNSRRTLVRELLQKPFGQWLVGLIGLVIIGIGLYQIYRALSGKYLKNVQTSAIKTELKEIIIRFGKIGYIARGIVWGLIGYLFIKAALAANASQAGDSSRAFAFLEEARYGSFLLGAVALGLFGYGLFMFVRARYEVINTST; encoded by the coding sequence ATGAACTTATCCAGTATCTCCTCCCACATACCCTCGCCCCAGCCTCAATGGGTCAAGCCCCTAGCCAAATTTGGTCTGGCGGCCAAAGGAGTTGTCTACTGCTTGGTTGGTATACTCACGTTTATGGCTGCTTTTGAAATCGGCGGCAGCTCAGAACGTAATCTGGACAAACAGGGGGTTTTTCGATGGATACTGGATCAACCGTTTGGGCAGGTGTTGCTGGCACTGGTGGCCGTAGGGCTAGTCTGCTACGCCCTCTGGCGGCTAACGCAGGCTTTTCTCGATACCGAGCAGAAAGGTACCGACGCAAAAGGAATCGGTCGACGGGTAGGTTATGCCTTCAGTGGGTTGGTCTATGGGTCCTTGGCTTATTATTCCTTCCGGCTGGTACTGGGTAGCCAGAATAAGCAGGGTGGGGACAACTCGCGCAGGACCCTGGTTCGGGAACTCCTGCAGAAACCGTTTGGCCAGTGGCTAGTCGGCCTGATTGGTCTGGTAATCATCGGCATCGGCTTGTACCAGATCTACCGGGCCCTGTCTGGTAAATACCTGAAAAATGTTCAGACTTCCGCCATCAAAACGGAACTGAAGGAGATAATTATCCGGTTCGGGAAAATTGGTTATATCGCCCGAGGAATCGTTTGGGGTCTGATTGGCTACCTGTTTATCAAAGCGGCCCTGGCGGCTAACGCCAGCCAAGCCGGAGACAGCAGCCGTGCTTTTGCCTTTCTGGAGGAAGCCCGTTACGGCTCGTTTCTGCTGGGTGCCGTAGCGCTGGGCCTGTTTGGCTACGGTCTATTTATGTTTGTACGAGCCCGGTACGAAGTGATCAACACCAGTACTTAA
- a CDS encoding DUF4249 family protein, giving the protein MTLTLPVACIDPENSVLQSTTNILVVDGTITNLPETQIIKLSLARADRLTGQFSTVPLTKAMMEVIIDSAQVLPCHETLDGSFQLPIDFRGQAGHAYQLRFTLPDGTRYLSTRQVRPAVAPIDRIDARFNASSLPLQQLNGYRAAHDVFITSQDPASEHN; this is encoded by the coding sequence GTGACCCTCACCCTGCCCGTAGCCTGTATTGACCCGGAAAATAGTGTTCTACAGAGCACAACCAATATTCTCGTTGTGGATGGCACTATTACCAATCTGCCAGAAACCCAGATTATTAAACTTAGTCTGGCTCGGGCCGATCGATTGACCGGTCAATTCAGTACCGTACCGCTTACCAAGGCCATGATGGAGGTTATTATCGATTCGGCGCAAGTGCTGCCCTGTCATGAGACCCTGGATGGAAGCTTTCAGCTACCCATTGACTTCAGAGGACAGGCTGGGCACGCCTATCAACTCCGCTTTACGCTCCCCGATGGAACCCGCTACCTGTCCACCCGGCAGGTTAGGCCAGCCGTCGCCCCGATTGACAGAATAGACGCTCGCTTTAACGCCAGCAGCTTACCCCTTCAGCAACTAAACGGCTATCGGGCAGCCCATGATGTGTTCATTACCAGCCAGGACCCTGCCAGCGAACATAATTAG
- a CDS encoding GRP family sugar transporter: MFIIDTYGTAVLFCLITMLCWGSWANTQKLAVGTWRFELFYWDYVLGIVAFALLSALTLGSIGEGGRSFLADIRQADPGNLGSALWGGVLFNAANILLGSAIAIAGMSVAFPVGIGLALVIGVVVNYLNAPVGNAALLFSGMALIVVAILLNAFAYRRTATSTTGLSTKGLVLSVVAGCLMGLFYGNVAQAMFPDFAVPQPGKLSPYTAVFFFSVGILLSNLLFNTLLMRRPFVGTPVHYGDYFRGSSRDHLTGVLGGMIWCLGMLFSILASDKAGPAISYGLGQGATVVAALWGIYVWREFRAAPKGVSTLLNAMLVCYVIGISLLIMAR; this comes from the coding sequence ATGTTTATCATCGACACCTACGGCACGGCCGTTCTTTTCTGCCTCATCACCATGCTTTGTTGGGGTTCGTGGGCCAACACCCAGAAACTGGCTGTCGGCACCTGGCGCTTTGAGTTGTTCTACTGGGATTACGTGCTGGGTATTGTAGCCTTCGCCCTGCTGTCGGCGCTTACGCTGGGCAGTATAGGTGAAGGGGGCCGCTCCTTTCTGGCCGACATCCGGCAGGCCGACCCCGGCAACCTGGGGTCGGCGCTCTGGGGCGGGGTGCTCTTTAACGCGGCCAACATCCTGCTGGGGTCGGCCATCGCCATTGCGGGCATGTCGGTGGCCTTCCCCGTAGGTATCGGGCTGGCGCTGGTCATTGGGGTGGTGGTCAACTACCTCAACGCCCCCGTGGGCAACGCAGCCCTGCTGTTTAGCGGCATGGCCCTGATTGTAGTGGCCATTCTGCTTAACGCCTTTGCCTACCGCCGGACGGCCACCAGCACAACGGGCCTATCCACAAAGGGACTGGTCCTGTCGGTGGTGGCGGGATGTCTGATGGGGTTGTTCTACGGCAATGTCGCCCAGGCCATGTTTCCCGATTTTGCGGTGCCCCAGCCGGGCAAGCTCAGCCCCTACACGGCGGTTTTCTTTTTTTCGGTCGGCATCCTGCTCAGCAACCTGCTCTTTAACACCCTGCTGATGCGTCGCCCGTTTGTGGGTACGCCGGTCCACTACGGGGATTATTTCCGGGGTAGCTCCCGCGACCACCTGACGGGAGTGCTGGGCGGCATGATCTGGTGTCTGGGTATGCTGTTCAGCATTCTGGCATCCGACAAAGCGGGACCGGCCATCAGCTACGGACTGGGGCAGGGTGCTACGGTGGTTGCTGCCCTCTGGGGTATCTACGTCTGGCGGGAGTTTCGGGCCGCACCTAAAGGGGTCAGTACCCTGCTGAACGCCATGCTGGTCTGTTACGTGATTGGCATTAGTCTGCTGATTATGGCCCGCTAA
- a CDS encoding ADP-ribosylglycohydrolase family protein yields MKKTYFLLPLLALLAFIPGPASRPPATVTLSKATLQDKIKGGWAGQVIGCTFGGPTEFKFNGTMINDYQPIPWYDGYIKKTMIENFGLYDDLYMDLTFVDVFEKKGLDAPVSEHANAFAKAGYMLWHANQVGRSNILSGMKAPESGHWLNNPHADDIDFQIEADFSGLMAPGMPNTAVQIGDPIGHIMNYGDGWYGGVYVGAMYSLAFVSDDVNYIVRESLKTIPQQSTFYQCINDVINWHKQYPADWKRTWFEVQRKWSDEVGCPDGVFATFNIDAKINSAYIVLGLLYGQGDYTKTMQISTRAGQDSDCNPSSAGGILGTMLGYDKIPVYWKQGLKEAEDIDFKYTTMSLNDVYSIGMKHALQVVERNGGKVEGNQISIALQTPKPVRLEQAFTGHFPLEKRSINKNLTDEYTTTFEGNGYILSGEARPKGQMAAYNYESDYVAQMDVYIDGKKQETASLPASFTRRRYDLAWKYQLPAGQHTLRLKWLNPTTDIALKLQNLIVFGDKPVLARY; encoded by the coding sequence ATGAAAAAAACGTATTTTCTCCTGCCCTTACTAGCGCTGCTGGCCTTCATTCCCGGCCCTGCTTCCCGGCCACCAGCCACCGTTACCCTGTCCAAAGCCACCTTACAGGACAAAATCAAAGGCGGCTGGGCGGGTCAGGTCATTGGTTGCACCTTCGGCGGGCCGACCGAATTTAAGTTCAACGGCACCATGATCAACGACTACCAGCCCATTCCCTGGTATGATGGTTACATCAAAAAGACGATGATCGAGAATTTTGGGCTCTATGACGACCTCTACATGGATCTCACGTTTGTGGATGTGTTTGAGAAAAAAGGGCTCGACGCCCCCGTATCCGAACACGCCAATGCCTTTGCCAAAGCCGGGTACATGCTCTGGCACGCTAACCAGGTGGGGCGCAGCAACATCCTTAGTGGCATGAAAGCCCCCGAATCGGGCCACTGGCTCAACAATCCCCACGCCGACGATATCGATTTTCAGATCGAAGCGGATTTTTCCGGCCTGATGGCCCCCGGTATGCCCAACACCGCCGTGCAGATTGGCGACCCCATTGGCCACATCATGAACTATGGCGACGGCTGGTACGGGGGGGTGTACGTGGGCGCTATGTATTCGCTGGCCTTCGTCAGCGATGATGTCAACTATATTGTGCGCGAAAGCCTCAAGACCATTCCGCAGCAGAGCACCTTTTACCAGTGCATCAACGATGTCATTAACTGGCACAAGCAGTATCCAGCCGACTGGAAACGAACCTGGTTCGAGGTTCAGCGTAAATGGTCCGACGAGGTGGGCTGCCCCGATGGCGTATTTGCTACCTTCAACATCGACGCGAAGATAAACTCGGCCTACATTGTGCTGGGGCTGCTCTACGGCCAGGGCGACTACACCAAGACAATGCAGATCAGCACCCGCGCCGGTCAGGATTCGGACTGCAACCCGTCGTCGGCGGGGGGGATTCTGGGCACTATGCTGGGCTACGACAAAATCCCCGTTTACTGGAAACAGGGCCTGAAAGAAGCCGAAGACATCGATTTCAAGTACACCACCATGTCGCTCAACGACGTGTATAGTATTGGCATGAAGCACGCCCTGCAGGTAGTTGAACGCAACGGCGGTAAAGTAGAGGGCAATCAAATCTCGATTGCACTGCAGACCCCCAAACCGGTTCGGCTGGAACAGGCCTTCACGGGTCATTTTCCCCTCGAAAAGCGTAGTATCAACAAGAACCTGACCGACGAATACACCACGACTTTCGAAGGGAATGGCTACATCCTTAGTGGAGAGGCCCGGCCCAAAGGGCAAATGGCAGCCTACAACTACGAGAGCGATTACGTAGCGCAAATGGACGTGTACATCGACGGGAAGAAGCAGGAAACGGCCAGTCTGCCCGCCAGTTTTACCCGCCGTCGGTACGACCTGGCCTGGAAGTACCAGCTACCCGCCGGGCAGCATACCCTGCGGCTGAAATGGCTGAACCCCACCACCGATATAGCCCTGAAGCTACAGAACCTGATCGTTTTTGGTGATAAACCCGTACTGGCCCGCTACTAA
- the rbsK gene encoding ribokinase, whose translation MSATVFVIGSSNTDMVIKAEKLPAPGETVIGGTFLMNPGGKGANQAVAAARLAMTSPHSGDQTTVTFVANLGNDVFGRQALQQFEREGIRSEFISTDADEPSGVALIGVDGRGENSIMVASGANARLNQEQVANALASISAPAYTVILLQLETPLPTVEYAIRRGHERGIRVVLNPAPAQSLDPAVLAFLFAITPNETEAELLTGIRVTDEATARQAAQHLHQLGVPNVVITLGARGAYVSSDGSNTAPAIIAAPPVTAVDTTAAGDCFNGALAVALAEGKNLTDAVAFACKAASISVTRLGAQASLPLRAEVDALPLILN comes from the coding sequence ATGTCCGCAACAGTTTTTGTGATTGGCAGCTCGAATACCGACATGGTCATTAAGGCCGAAAAATTACCCGCTCCCGGCGAAACAGTCATTGGCGGCACGTTTCTGATGAACCCTGGCGGCAAGGGAGCCAATCAGGCCGTTGCGGCCGCCAGGCTAGCCATGACCTCGCCCCACTCGGGCGACCAAACCACCGTTACGTTTGTGGCCAACTTGGGCAACGATGTATTCGGGCGGCAGGCCCTCCAGCAGTTCGAGCGGGAAGGCATCCGGAGTGAGTTTATCTCGACCGATGCCGATGAACCTTCCGGCGTAGCCCTGATTGGCGTCGACGGTCGGGGCGAAAACAGCATCATGGTTGCTTCGGGAGCCAATGCCCGGCTAAACCAGGAGCAGGTCGCTAATGCCCTGGCGTCCATCAGTGCCCCCGCCTATACGGTTATCCTACTGCAACTGGAAACGCCCCTTCCCACGGTAGAATACGCCATCCGGCGGGGGCACGAGCGGGGCATTCGGGTGGTGCTGAATCCAGCCCCCGCCCAGTCGCTCGACCCGGCAGTACTGGCCTTTCTCTTCGCCATCACCCCGAACGAAACCGAAGCCGAACTCCTCACCGGCATCCGCGTTACCGACGAAGCCACCGCCCGCCAGGCCGCTCAGCACCTGCACCAGTTGGGTGTGCCCAACGTGGTTATCACCCTCGGCGCGCGGGGGGCTTATGTATCATCGGATGGGAGCAATACTGCGCCCGCTATTATAGCGGCTCCGCCCGTTACGGCTGTCGATACCACGGCTGCCGGCGACTGTTTCAACGGAGCGCTGGCCGTAGCCCTCGCCGAAGGAAAAAACCTGACCGATGCAGTGGCCTTTGCCTGCAAAGCGGCCTCCATCTCCGTTACCCGGCTGGGTGCCCAGGCCTCGCTGCCCCTCCGCGCCGAGGTAGATGCCTTACCCCTTATACTGAACTGA